A single window of Bombyx mori chromosome 9, ASM3026992v2 DNA harbors:
- the LOC101737284 gene encoding WAP four-disulfide core domain protein 2 produces the protein MTREFKSPEMVRCLLLIIVSCLTSYSLCGSCPPTLSVDICEPMCGPGQECNGTQLCCPTHCGGAMCVDAMTQRHFVHLVKKGNCPEFPRGPWICSHTCTGDSDCPRALKCCHNRCGVLTCQKPEIDPEPFVELP, from the exons ATGACCCGTGAGTTCAAGAGTCCAGAAATGGTGCGTTGTTTACTTCTAATTATCG tgTCCTGCCTCACATCGTACTCGCTGTGCGGTTCGTGTCCTCCGACGTTGTCCGTGGACATTTGCGAGCCAATGTGTGGTCCCGGTCAGGAGTGTAACGGGACTCAGCTCTGCTGTCCCACGCACTGCGGTGGAGCCATGTGTGTTGATGCGATGACTCAGAGGCACTTTGTTCATTTAG TAAAGAAAGGTAATTGCCCCGAGTTTCCGCGCGGCCCGTGGATCTGCTCCCACACTTGCACCGGCGACTCGGACTGCCCTCGTGCCCTCAAGTGCTGTCACAACCGCTGCGGGGTCCTCACCTGTCAGAAGCCGGAAATAGATCCCGAACCATTTGTTGAACTTCCATag
- the LOC101737426 gene encoding aminopeptidase N-like isoform X1 encodes MNIEVILLAALGACVAYSLPPEEVSASHIIKARSIDLNNAYGLAMETRLEKIVEPTGYKLDLEPFLDDGVYRGTVKIQLKWLQESDELSLHCDHELGISFWDVQAYPASDAEHPVERVVVKELRMDVKKPILTLYFEKPIPKGTEGHIELTYRGNIHMGVTEGFFKSTYTTDQGEEIMVAATQLRPNNARRMFPCFDEPGYKTPFEISVARPRNMVALSNTPIARTENITGEPNAVTDYFEVTPPMSTFTVGLVIADLKQLGNTVHYKDDNGNDIELRVWGRKEYLQALDGVGEKFLKVFSEVANMWQIPLPLKKLDMVALPNYQGVRPADNWGLIVFKESELSNCKTVLLVNEVLYQWLGVYVTPAWWSDAHINKALVNSLAVEIYFKINNGSDMDGDRPIGGLYSIYYEYSKRYPHSRITGIKQDAIATKITLLFRTLNYTLGGNTLKKGLRTFLLEHKYKTFVGDDIWNALTKSAIDDGKISKDIDLKIVAKSWIEKDRLPFLTVERKNDGKTVVLTQKVFLRDRPHDLPDADRLTWWLPVVIVREDNLDFSKTTPLVWMKNVKELTINDMPTKDKFIIINPEEIAPYLVNYDKDTWYLLSKFLQSEKRTQIPAITRAKLLHDAWNLAYAGELSFATALNMTLFLKTEEDHLVWEAVFPMLDHVGRHICMCIQGKFQAYGRHLLLQIYEKLGKEEKEGEEKWKTNLRCTVKSFLCSNGYKPCVKDAQEHYAKWMQAKNPDEGNPIANQYIGPVFTYGTRKEWEFGLQRVINFPPSRKQSERTYLLKTLAGCPIEEYKINRLLNITLLEGNGNFTDTDLFLIFSMLTGGSQGYTTLFHFLNNNWAVLKEKFASKTNLWDSLISAATGQFTTQEGLDLVSNLYVAHQGEFGSAEHIIETSMKKIREEAKWSVENIPVIEKWLDDYVARYGVNDELLVQNK; translated from the exons ATGAATATAGAAGTGATCCTGCTTGCTGCTCTGGGAGCCTGCGTGGCGTATTCCCTCCCACCGGAAGAG GTATCGGCTAGTCACATTATCAAAGCCAGAAGCATCGACCTCAATAACGCATATGGGCTCGCTATGGAAACCCGTTTGGAGAAGATCGTGGAGCCCACTGGATACAAGCTGGACTTAGAGCCGTTCCTCGACGACGGAGTCTACAGAGGAACCGTGAAAATCCAACTGAAGTGGCTGCAAGAGTCCGATGAGCTCAGCTTGCATTGTGACCATGAGCTTGGCATTAGCTTTTGGGACGTACAAGCGTATCCAGCGTCTGACGC GGAACATCCAGTAGAACGTGTCGTTGTGAAGGAGCTTCGTATGGACGTCAAAAAGCCgatattgactttgtatttcgAAAAGCCGATCCCCAAGGGAACCGAAGGACATATAGAGTTGACGTATCGAGGCAATATTCACATGGGTGTCACCGAGGGATTCTTCAAATCTACGTACACGACAGATCAGGGCGAAGAGAT TATGGTAGCAGCTACACAGCTTCGTCCAAACAACGCGCGGCGTATGTTCCCCTGCTTCGACGAGCCGGGATACAAAACCCCGTTCGAAATCAGCGTAGCACGACCCCGGAACATGGTGGCCCTCAGCAATACTCCAATCGCGAGGACTGAGAATAT AACCGGAGAACCGAATGCAGTGACGGATTACTTCGAGGTAACGCCTCCGATGTCCACGTTTACTGTTGGTCTAGTCATCGCCGATTTAAAGCAATTGGGGAACACTGTGCATTACAAAGATGACAATGGAAACGATATCG AACTGCGCGTGTGGGGACGAAAAGAATACCTTCAAGCGTTGGACGGTGTCGGTGAAAAATTCCTCAAAGTGTTCAGTGAGGTAGCGAACATGTGGCAAATTCCTTTACCGCTAAAGAAATTGGATATGGTCGCATTACCAAACTACCAGGGCGTCAGGCCGGCTGATAACTGGGGCCTGATAGTGTTCAA AGAGAGCGAGTTGAGCAACTGTAAAACTGTCCTTCTAGTCAATGAGGTACTGTACCAGTGGTTGGGAGTGTACGTGACTCCTGCTTGGTGGTCCGACGCTCATATAAACAAAGCCTTAGTCAATTCTTTGGCTGTTGAGATTTATTTTAAG ATCAACAATGGCTCGGATATGGACGGAGACCGGCCCATCGGTGGCCTTTACTCTATTTACTATGAGTACAGCAAACGTTATCCGCATTCAAGAATAACTGGTATAAAGCAAGACGCTATTGCGACCAAAATAACATTGCTGTTCAGAACTTTGAACTATACACTCGGTGGAAATACACTGAAGAAAGGCTTAAGGACTTTCTTGCTTGAACA taaatacaAGACCTTTGTTGGTGACGATATATGGAATGCGCTAACTAAATCTGCTATTGACGACGGTAAAATCAGCAAAGACATAGATCTGAAAATTGTGGCCAAGAGCTGGATCGAGAAAGATCGATTGCCATTTCTGACTGTTGAAAGGAAGAATGATGGGAAAACTGTTGTGCTTACTCAG AAAGTATTCCTACGTGATCGTCCACACGACCTTCCAGACGCGGACAGGTTGACGTGGTGGCTCCCGGTTGTGATCGTAAGAGAGGATAATCTGGACTTCAGTAAAACTACCCCATTAGTTTGGATGAAGAACGTAAAGGAATTGACTATCAATGATATGCCAACCAAGGACAAGTTCATTATTATCAACCCCGAAGAGATCG CGCCTTACCTTGTGAACTACGACAAGGACACTTGGTATCTCTTATCCAAGTTCCTGCAGAGTGAAAAGCGCACACAGATCCCAGCTATAACCCGAGCCAAACTTTTACACGACGCATGGAATTTGGCTTATGCCGGTGAACTCTCCTTTGCCACTGCGCTGAATATGACTTTATTTTTGAAGACGGAAGAAGACCATTTGGTCTGGGAGGCTGTGTTTCCTATGCTGGATCATGTCGGAAGGCATATTTGTATGTGTATTCAAGGAAAATTCCAG GCATACGGTAGACATCTTTTGTTGCAAATCTATGAAAAACTAGGAAAAGAAGAGAAGGAAGGCGAAGAGAAATGGAAAACGAATCTGAGGTGCACTGTGAAAAGTTTTCTTTGCAGCAACGGGTACAAGCCTTGTGTCAAGGACGCCCAGGAACACTACGCTAAATGGATGCAAGCTAAGAATCCTGATGAAGGAAAccc AATTGCAAACCAGTACATTGGCCCGGTCTTCACGTACGGTACCAGAAAGGAATGGGAATTTGGCCTTCAGCGCGTCATCAACTTTCCTCCGTCGAGGAAGCAAAGTGAAAGAACTTACCTCCTGAAGACTTTAGCTGGCTGCCCCATTGAAGAGTACAAGATTAACAGGCTCCTGAACATAACGCTGCTGGAAGGAAACGGCAACTTCACTGATACGGATCTCTTCCTCATATTCAGTATGCTTACTGGTGGATCACAGGGGTACACGACCCTGTTCCATTTCTTGAACAACAATTGGGCAGTTTTAAAGGAGAA GTTCGCGAGCAAAACGAATCTATGGGACAGTCTGATTTCGGCAGCCACTGGACAATTCACGACCCAAGAGGGACTCGATCTAGTGTCCAACTTATACGTAGCTCACCAGGGCGAATTCGGGTCTGCCGAACACATCATAGAGACTTCCATGAAGAAGATACGCGAAGAAGCCAAATGGTCCGTCGAGAACATACCGGTCATAGAAAAATGGCTCGATGACTATGTAGCTAGATACGGAGTCAACGACGAATTGTTGGTTCAAAACAAATGA